The Streptomyces sp. NBC_00335 DNA window CTCTCTCGACATCGGCTTCATCGGCCCCTCCCCCTCGATCAACGCCTACGTCAAGTCCAAGGGCTCCAACCTGCGGATCATCTCCGGCTCCGCCTCCGGCGGCGTCAAGCTGGTCGTGAACCCGGCGAAGATCAAGACCCTGGACGACCTCAAGGGCAAGAAGATCGCCACCCCCCAGAAGGGGAACACCCAGGACGTCGCGTTCCTCAACTGGATCGCCGAGAAGGGCTGGACGGTCGACCCGGAGTCCGGCAAGGGCGACGTCTCCGTCGTCCGCACCGACAACAAGGTCACCCCCGACGCCTTCAAGTCCGGCTCCATCGACGGCGCCTGGGTCCCCGAGCCCACCGCCTCCAAGCTCGTCTCCGACGGCGGCTCCGTCCTCCTCGACGAGACCGCCCTGTGGCCCGACAAGAAGTTCGTGATCACGAACGTCATCGTGTCGCAGAAGTTCCTCAAGGAGCACCCCGACGTCGTCGAGGCCGTGCTCAAGGGAACCGTGAAGACCAACGAGTGGATCAACGCCAACCCGGACAAGGCCAAGGCCTCCGCGAACGCCAAGCTCGCCGCCGAAGGCGGCAAGCCCCTCGACGCCAAGGTCATCGACCCCGCCTGGCCCAGCATCCTCATCACCAACGACCCGCTCGCCGCAACCCTCAAGACCCAGTCCGAGTGGGCCGTCAAGGCCAAGCTCATCGAGAAGCCCGACCTGGGCGGCATCTACGACCTGACGCTCCTGAACAAGGTCCTCAAGGCCGCCGGCCAGCCCGAGGTCTCCGACGCCGGACTCGGCGCCAAGTAACCCCGTAATCCAGCAACCCCAGGAGGTGACGACCATGGCCACCACGCTCGCCAAGGCTGCCGAGGGCACGGTAGCGGAGCAGACGCACGCCGCACGCATCGAGCACGTCTCGAAGTCCTTCTCCGGCCCGGCCGGATCGCAGCTCGTCCTGGACGACATCAGCCTCGATGTCGCTCCCGGCGAGTTCGTCACCATCCTGGGCGCCTCGGGGTGTGGAAAGTCCACCCTGCTCAACCTGGTCGCCGGCCTGGACAAGCCGTCCGCGGGGTCCATCGAGACCCCTGGCGGCCGTCCGTCGCTCATGTTCCAGGAGCACGCCCTCTTCCCGTGGCTCACCGCGGGCAAGAACATCGAACTCGCCCTGCGCCTGCGCGGGGTGCCCAAGGCCGAGCGCCGTCCGGAGGCCGAGCGGCTGCTGGAGCTGGTCCGGCTCTCCGGTTCGTACGGCAAGCGGGTCCACGAGCTGTCCGGCGGCATGCGCCAGCGCGTGGCCCTGGCCCGGGCGCTCGCCCAGGACAGCCAGCTGCTGCTGATGGACGAGCCGTTCGCGGCGCTCGACGCCATCACCCGCGACGTGCTGCACGGCGAGCTCACCCGCATCTGGGAAGAGACGAACCTGTCCGTCCTGTTCGTCACGCACAACGTCCGCGAGGCCGTACGGCTCGCGCAGCGCGTGGTCCTGTTGTCCTCGCGACCCGGCCGGGTCGCCAAGGAGTGGACCGTGGGCATCCCGCAGCCGCGCCGCATCGAGGACGCGGACGTCGCGGAGCTGTCCCTTGAGATCACTGAACACCTGCGTGGGGAGATCCGCCGCCATGGCCAGCACTGAAACGAAGGCGAAGACGGACGACCTCGCAGGGCTGGAGGCGGGCCTCGACGCGCTCGACGCCGTCCAGACGCA harbors:
- a CDS encoding aliphatic sulfonate ABC transporter substrate-binding protein; translation: MPAIGTSAKTLRRSIVAAAALPLLIGALASCGYGSEAKKDDAPAKENVAADAGKKLSASEVRIGYFPNLTHATALVGLQEGLIAKELGATAIKPQSFNAGPSEIEALNGGSLDIGFIGPSPSINAYVKSKGSNLRIISGSASGGVKLVVNPAKIKTLDDLKGKKIATPQKGNTQDVAFLNWIAEKGWTVDPESGKGDVSVVRTDNKVTPDAFKSGSIDGAWVPEPTASKLVSDGGSVLLDETALWPDKKFVITNVIVSQKFLKEHPDVVEAVLKGTVKTNEWINANPDKAKASANAKLAAEGGKPLDAKVIDPAWPSILITNDPLAATLKTQSEWAVKAKLIEKPDLGGIYDLTLLNKVLKAAGQPEVSDAGLGAK
- a CDS encoding ABC transporter ATP-binding protein, with the translated sequence MATTLAKAAEGTVAEQTHAARIEHVSKSFSGPAGSQLVLDDISLDVAPGEFVTILGASGCGKSTLLNLVAGLDKPSAGSIETPGGRPSLMFQEHALFPWLTAGKNIELALRLRGVPKAERRPEAERLLELVRLSGSYGKRVHELSGGMRQRVALARALAQDSQLLLMDEPFAALDAITRDVLHGELTRIWEETNLSVLFVTHNVREAVRLAQRVVLLSSRPGRVAKEWTVGIPQPRRIEDADVAELSLEITEHLRGEIRRHGQH